From the genome of Amycolatopsis granulosa:
TAGAGGCCCGGGGTCTCCGACACCTGCGTCACCTTCCTCGTACGGGTAAGAAGTCCGCCATCCATGTTAGTGGTCGTTCACCAGCGCCAATTGTGTTCTGGGCCGCAGATCCGTCCTATGGTGGAGTGATGCCGATCACTGCTGGGTCATGGCCGCCCCACCTCCCGCGATCGCTGGACTACCCCGACGTCCCCGCCGGCTCGATCCTCGCCGGTGCCGCGAAGCGATACCGGGACCGAATCGCGTTCGCCCACCAGGACCGTTCCCTGACGTACGCGCAGACGTACGCGGGCGCATGCCGGTTCGCCAACGCGCTACGGGCACAAGGGATCGGGCCGGGTGCGACCGTCGCCATCCACCTGCCGAACTGCCTCGCCTACCCCATCGCCTATTACGGGATTCTGCTCGCCGGCGCGACCTTCACCCCGGCGAACCCGCTGCTGCCGCCCGCCGACCTCGCCCACCAGCTCGCCGACTCGGGCGCCGTCGCGGTGGTCACCCTCGGCAGGGTGGCACCGGCGCTGACCGCCGTCCGCGACCGGACGCCGGTCCGCCTGGTGGTCGTCGTCGCTCCGGACGACCTCGCCGGCGACCAGGTCGAGTTCCAGTCGTTCCTCGCCGGTCAGCCGGACACCCGCCCCGCACTCGACATCGACACCCGCACCCACCTCGCCCACCTGTCCTACACCGGCGGCACCACCGGCCGGTCCAAGGGCGTTCGCCTGCCGCACCGCAACGTCGTGGTCAACACGCTCCAATACGCCTGCTGGGGCACCGGGTCGGTCCCGGCCCTCGACGAGGACGGCGACCTCACGCTCGACCAGGTCGGCGGCGCGGACGAGTGGCCCACCCGGCTGGGCACCGGCTCGGGCATCAACCTCACGCCGTGGTTCCACGCGATGGGCACCATCGGGGGGCTGAACGTCCCGGTCATGGGCGGCGGCTCCACCACGCTGCACGACCGGTTCGACCCGGTCGCCTACCTCGCCGATGCCGAGCGGCTGCGGGTGACGTCCATCGGCGGCGCGCCCGCCCTGTTCGCCGCGTTGCTGGCCTGCCCGGACCTGGCCACCCGGGACCTGTCGTCGGTGCGCGGGATCAGCTCCGGCGCCGCACCGATGCCGCACGAGATGCTCAAGGCGCTGGCCGCCCGGTTCCCGGACGCGGTCATCACCGAGGGCTACGGGCTCACCGAGGTGACCATGGGTGCCACCATCAACCCGGCGTTCCGGTCCGGGCTGCGCAAGCAGGGCACCGTGGGCGTGCCGGTATTCGACACCGAGGTCAGGATCGTGCCGCTGGAGGGCGGTGCGGACCCGGTGCCGGAGGGCGAGCAGGGCGAAGTGTGCATCCGCGGCCCGCAGGTCATGGCGGGCTACCACGACCGGCCCGAGGAGACCGCGGCCGTGCTGGTCGACGGGTGGCTGCACACCGGGGACGTCGGCGTGCTGGACAAGGACGGCTATCTGTCCATTGTGGACCGGAAGAAGGACATGCTGCTCTACAAGGGGTACAACGTGTACCCGCGCGAGCTGGAGGAGCTGCTGATCGCGCACCCCGGCGTGGCCGCGGCGGCGGTCGTCGGACGCAAGCAGGACGAGGTCGGCGAGTTGCCCGTGGCGTTCGTCGTACGCGCGGACGACAACGTGACCGCGGAGGAGATCCTGTCCGCGGTCAACGACAACGTGCTGCCCTACAAGCGGATCCGCGAGCTGAGGTTCGTCGACGAGATCCCGGTCTCGGCGGCCGGCAAGATCCTCAAGCGCGAGCTGCGGCAGCGGCTCTAGAGCGCGGGCAGCACCCGGACGCGGTAGAACTCGATGGCCGCGCCCGGGTCCTCCTGCGGGAAGTGCAGGAACGGCGTCACCCCGGCGTCGAGCAGCTTCCGCACCGCCGCGACGTGCACCGCCGGATCGGTGCCGACCACCCACCGGCCGGCGACCTCGGCCAGCGATGTGGACTGGGCCGCCTGCTGGATCGCCTCCGGGTTGGGCAGGTCGGCCGGCCGGACCGTGAACCGCCACCGCCGCGCGGCCAGGTCGATCTCCCGCTGGTCGCCGACCACCGCGAACAGCTCGGCCCACTTCGGCATCGCGTCCGGGTTCTTGCCCGCCTCCCGGGCGCCCGCGGCGAACGCGTCCCGCAGCGCGGGGTCGAGAGCGGCGCCGG
Proteins encoded in this window:
- a CDS encoding class I adenylate-forming enzyme family protein, with the translated sequence MPITAGSWPPHLPRSLDYPDVPAGSILAGAAKRYRDRIAFAHQDRSLTYAQTYAGACRFANALRAQGIGPGATVAIHLPNCLAYPIAYYGILLAGATFTPANPLLPPADLAHQLADSGAVAVVTLGRVAPALTAVRDRTPVRLVVVVAPDDLAGDQVEFQSFLAGQPDTRPALDIDTRTHLAHLSYTGGTTGRSKGVRLPHRNVVVNTLQYACWGTGSVPALDEDGDLTLDQVGGADEWPTRLGTGSGINLTPWFHAMGTIGGLNVPVMGGGSTTLHDRFDPVAYLADAERLRVTSIGGAPALFAALLACPDLATRDLSSVRGISSGAAPMPHEMLKALAARFPDAVITEGYGLTEVTMGATINPAFRSGLRKQGTVGVPVFDTEVRIVPLEGGADPVPEGEQGEVCIRGPQVMAGYHDRPEETAAVLVDGWLHTGDVGVLDKDGYLSIVDRKKDMLLYKGYNVYPRELEELLIAHPGVAAAAVVGRKQDEVGELPVAFVVRADDNVTAEEILSAVNDNVLPYKRIRELRFVDEIPVSAAGKILKRELRQRL